From Algiphilus sp.:
CTGGCCCAGGGCGTGCGCGCGACGCACCTCGTCGATCTGGTCGCCGGTGAGATAGGCCTCGAGCACGCGCGCCAGCGCATCGATGCCGAAGGTGCGCGCCACGCGCTGCGCGCGCAGCGCATTGCCGATACGGCCGATGACGGGGAGCTGCTGGCGGGTCATGGCCCCAGTATAGGGGCGCGCCGGTGGGTCACGACAGCCGCACCGGATCCGGGGGGGCGCCCGGAAGCGTCACGGGCGCCACCGGCTGCCCGCGGGCGCCGGTGCGGAACACGCACCGGCGGGCGGAACTAGATGTCGAGCGCGTCCAGCGGATCGAGCGCTTCGAGCTCGACCTTCGGCGCCGACACGGCAGGCAGGTCCTGCTCCTCGAGCACCGCCTTGTCGACGTGGCCGTCGGCGATCTCGCGCAGGGCCACCACGGTGGACTTGTCGTTGCCCCAGGTGATGTGGGCCTCGGCCCCGCGCGTGAGCTGACGCGCGCGCTTGGCCGCCACCAGGGTCAGGTCGAACTGGTTGGAAATGTGCTCGCGGCAGTCTTCAACGGTTACG
This genomic window contains:
- the rpoZ gene encoding DNA-directed RNA polymerase subunit omega, which gives rise to MARVTVEDCREHISNQFDLTLVAAKRARQLTRGAEAHITWGNDKSTVVALREIADGHVDKAVLEEQDLPAVSAPKVELEALDPLDALDI